In Lacibacter sp. H375, one DNA window encodes the following:
- a CDS encoding DUF4132 domain-containing protein: MNTFTIEEIERALVTPREEWPMYFPQNADFKSSLNYTVISDYLTGKSNSLSGFQLDDMIYHWGTVINLLTDLVNPPAKEQLVLDVIYHPVLFPYMQHNLNGWLLLYVYNNPSDEAFQAALNQFRKQGMNDDEIFQHLVFSIGFGSTKSVAIHDTPLKQFLLNHIKNAKQLIYPTQGYLSWHNDWSFFYFTLLEEASSEFAVEYALYGLHSDRNNPVVFFMDYKQGQYLPAIRSFITNQQNQNIQTLQLKFSSAIRLYEADSKRFTELVVQMARQYIEYCSDNHLKEKWENGFHMQEFTDTYISYLPYTACAVHLLLLIEKDKAVELIDKWVNSKVFIHAKVLRILYQHLQKDSFIYFESALKTETTTGGIDYTREVVGFIQQHFDANQYLQTIWSLVNSKSKPVRELVAKVLSEKDAGAEERAIDLLESKNADTRQTAALILSYSSSKEAMNAVMKVINSETNDNARDILLGSIADHLPTKASLEIIADTVEAARKRGKLNKPVEAWLDEDELPSLYYTTGKELSKDERRFLLYRMSRVKGMRSDMEARYILQFLDKEKAAPFALELIKLYKEKGAKPEHKYLMALAALLGNDEVVDKIRATINNWMEENRYKMAEHGVGALALQGSDKALRWVEWYSRKYRSKKANVGAAALAALEQAAEELNISTHELGDRIVPDFGFDGLYKSFTIGNEEYRAFIDSKFKLAFFNEDNKQLKAIPAAADAALKEEFKAIAKEVRDVVKSQSPRMEYYLIVQRRWSFDAWQAFFLNNPVMFIYATKLVWAVYANEHTIETTFTCNEDSSLIDVNHDEVSIPDEAMIGMVHPTQLAPAVLQQWQQFLFDEKVDQVFPQLDRKIPDLSAINLHTTILHQYEGRHMQTGSIRSTLERYGWHKGPTGDGGMLESMRLLYFEKKLEAILEVEGVGAGYGWGMDEKLGRLYVIDKTKTTTKWDTYPKNEEDEKLVAFDQLPPIFMSEMLAAIEAIKQVETAKS; encoded by the coding sequence ATGAACACATTTACGATTGAAGAGATAGAGAGGGCATTAGTTACACCTCGGGAAGAATGGCCAATGTACTTTCCACAGAATGCAGATTTTAAAAGCAGCTTAAACTATACAGTTATATCCGATTATTTAACGGGTAAGTCAAATTCTCTAAGCGGTTTTCAGCTGGATGATATGATTTATCATTGGGGTACGGTCATTAACCTGTTAACCGACTTAGTTAATCCTCCTGCAAAGGAGCAATTAGTGTTGGATGTTATTTATCATCCGGTACTATTTCCTTATATGCAACATAACTTAAATGGCTGGTTGCTCCTGTACGTATACAACAATCCATCAGACGAGGCATTTCAGGCTGCATTGAATCAATTCAGAAAGCAAGGCATGAACGATGATGAAATTTTTCAACATCTTGTCTTTTCGATTGGCTTTGGAAGTACAAAGTCGGTTGCTATTCATGATACGCCACTTAAACAATTCTTACTAAACCATATTAAGAATGCAAAGCAACTTATTTACCCCACACAGGGATACCTCTCCTGGCACAATGACTGGAGTTTTTTCTATTTTACTTTACTGGAAGAGGCTTCTTCTGAATTTGCTGTTGAGTATGCACTCTATGGTTTACATTCAGACAGAAATAACCCGGTAGTATTTTTTATGGACTATAAGCAAGGTCAGTACTTACCGGCTATCCGTTCTTTTATTACCAATCAGCAAAATCAAAATATTCAAACACTACAATTAAAATTTTCTTCTGCAATCAGATTGTATGAAGCAGATTCAAAACGATTTACAGAACTGGTAGTTCAAATGGCTCGTCAGTATATTGAATATTGCAGTGACAATCATCTTAAAGAAAAATGGGAGAATGGGTTCCACATGCAGGAGTTTACAGATACATATATAAGCTATCTGCCTTATACAGCCTGTGCCGTTCATTTGCTTTTGCTGATTGAGAAAGATAAAGCGGTGGAGTTGATTGATAAGTGGGTGAACAGTAAAGTATTCATACATGCCAAAGTACTCCGCATCCTGTACCAGCATTTGCAAAAAGATTCATTTATCTATTTTGAATCTGCTTTAAAGACAGAAACTACTACTGGTGGAATTGACTATACCAGGGAAGTGGTAGGGTTTATACAGCAACATTTTGATGCCAATCAATATTTACAAACTATATGGAGTTTGGTCAACAGCAAATCAAAGCCGGTTCGTGAATTGGTAGCGAAAGTGCTTTCTGAAAAAGATGCAGGCGCAGAAGAGAGAGCAATTGATTTATTGGAAAGTAAAAATGCTGATACCAGGCAAACTGCTGCTTTAATTCTCAGTTACTCTTCGTCAAAAGAAGCAATGAATGCAGTTATGAAAGTTATTAATAGTGAAACAAACGATAACGCAAGAGATATTTTATTAGGGTCGATAGCTGATCATTTGCCAACAAAGGCAAGTTTGGAAATAATTGCTGATACAGTAGAAGCTGCCAGGAAAAGAGGCAAACTTAATAAACCAGTTGAAGCCTGGTTAGATGAAGATGAATTGCCATCATTGTATTATACAACAGGTAAAGAACTGAGCAAAGATGAAAGACGGTTTCTGTTATATCGTATGAGCAGGGTGAAGGGTATGCGGAGTGATATGGAAGCAAGGTATATTCTCCAATTCCTGGATAAAGAAAAAGCAGCCCCTTTTGCATTAGAACTGATCAAACTGTATAAAGAGAAAGGCGCTAAACCCGAACATAAATACCTGATGGCATTAGCTGCTTTATTGGGTAACGATGAGGTTGTAGATAAAATAAGGGCGACCATCAACAACTGGATGGAGGAGAACCGTTACAAAATGGCAGAACATGGAGTAGGTGCCCTCGCTTTACAGGGAAGCGATAAAGCCCTTCGTTGGGTAGAATGGTATAGCCGTAAATACAGAAGCAAAAAAGCAAACGTAGGCGCAGCAGCATTGGCTGCATTAGAGCAGGCGGCCGAAGAACTGAACATCAGCACGCATGAATTGGGTGATCGTATTGTACCCGACTTTGGATTTGACGGCTTATACAAAAGCTTTACCATTGGCAATGAAGAGTACCGGGCCTTTATTGACAGTAAGTTTAAACTTGCTTTCTTTAATGAAGACAATAAACAACTCAAAGCAATTCCTGCTGCGGCTGATGCAGCGTTGAAAGAAGAGTTTAAAGCTATTGCCAAAGAAGTAAGAGATGTGGTGAAATCACAATCGCCACGCATGGAGTATTATCTCATTGTGCAGCGCCGCTGGAGCTTTGATGCATGGCAGGCTTTTTTCCTCAACAACCCTGTGATGTTTATTTATGCCACGAAACTTGTGTGGGCTGTGTATGCAAACGAACATACAATTGAAACCACCTTCACCTGCAACGAAGACAGTTCATTGATTGATGTGAATCATGATGAAGTATCGATACCTGACGAGGCAATGATCGGCATGGTTCATCCCACACAACTTGCGCCGGCTGTTCTACAACAATGGCAACAGTTTTTATTTGATGAAAAAGTAGACCAGGTATTTCCGCAGCTCGATCGGAAGATACCCGATCTCTCAGCAATTAATCTGCACACAACCATCCTGCATCAATACGAAGGCAGACATATGCAAACAGGTTCCATCCGCTCCACACTGGAACGTTATGGCTGGCACAAAGGACCCACCGGAGATGGTGGTATGCTTGAGTCGATGCGCTTATTGTATTTCGAGAAAAAGCTCGAAGCAATTCTGGAAGTGGAAGGCGTGGGTGCCGGTTATGGCTGGGGGATGGATGAAAAACTTGGCCGACTTTATGTAATTGATAAAACTAAAACCACAACCAAGTGGGATACCTATCCTAAGAATGAAGAAGATGAAAAACTGGTTGCCTTTGATCAGCTTCCTCCTATTTTTATGAGTGAGATGCTGGCGGCAATTGAAGCGATTAAGCAGGTGGAAACAGCGAAGTCGTAA